A window of Haloarcula sp. H-GB4 contains these coding sequences:
- a CDS encoding PAS domain-containing protein: MKILHLDDEPDFADLTAQFLEQEDERFEVQTATSGTDGLAILRAEDIDCIVSDYDMPGMDGLEFLAAVRQEQPDLPFILFTGKGSEEIASEAITAGVTEYIQKEHGIDQYAILANRITNLIERYRAVQTIDRSYRAMKTASEGISLIDPDGAFSYVNPAFADLFGYEQDELNGEHWTILYHDDEADRLENDIIPAVKENEYWSGETVRLMKGGDRLVTNHRLAYADDGVIVCTARDITPERMQLMGQSTQFDVLIEAMDDHAFFTLDHEGYVTRWNDGARQFTGYDVEEILGAHVSTFFEESDIANGLPEQLLETAKTAGSASHEGLQIRQDGTRCWTDMTFSASFDESGALRGYGIILKEADRQQIPQ; this comes from the coding sequence ATGAAGATATTACATCTGGATGACGAGCCTGATTTTGCGGATTTGACTGCCCAGTTTCTTGAACAAGAAGACGAACGGTTCGAAGTTCAAACAGCAACGAGCGGGACCGATGGTCTTGCGATTCTTCGGGCGGAGGACATCGATTGTATCGTCTCAGACTATGATATGCCGGGAATGGACGGGCTGGAGTTCCTAGCTGCAGTCCGCCAGGAGCAACCCGACCTGCCGTTCATCCTTTTCACTGGCAAAGGGAGCGAAGAGATCGCGAGTGAAGCCATTACCGCTGGTGTGACGGAGTACATCCAGAAGGAGCACGGGATCGACCAGTACGCCATCCTGGCCAATCGGATCACGAACCTCATTGAACGGTACCGGGCTGTCCAGACAATCGATCGTAGCTACAGGGCGATGAAAACCGCCAGCGAAGGCATTAGTCTCATCGATCCGGACGGGGCGTTCTCGTATGTGAACCCTGCCTTTGCGGACCTATTTGGATACGAGCAGGATGAACTGAACGGTGAACACTGGACAATCCTGTACCACGACGACGAAGCGGACCGGCTAGAGAACGACATCATCCCAGCGGTCAAAGAAAACGAGTACTGGTCGGGCGAAACCGTTCGGCTGATGAAAGGCGGAGACAGGCTCGTTACCAACCACCGTCTGGCTTACGCTGACGACGGGGTAATCGTGTGTACAGCGCGGGACATCACACCCGAACGGATGCAGTTGATGGGGCAGAGCACTCAGTTCGACGTTCTTATCGAGGCCATGGACGACCACGCCTTCTTCACCCTTGACCACGAGGGCTACGTCACTCGCTGGAACGATGGTGCCCGACAATTCACGGGTTACGATGTCGAAGAGATCCTTGGAGCGCACGTTTCGACGTTCTTTGAGGAGTCAGACATAGCGAACGGCCTCCCGGAGCAGCTCCTCGAAACAGCGAAAACAGCGGGGTCTGCCTCTCACGAAGGGCTGCAGATCCGACAGGACGGCACGCGCTGCTGGACAGACATGACGTTCTCCGCGAGTTTTGACGAGTCCGGGGCGCTCCGGGGGTACGGGATTATTTTGAAAGAAGCCGACAGACAGCAAATACCGCAGTAA